One segment of Plasmodium vivax chromosome 14, whole genome shotgun sequence DNA contains the following:
- a CDS encoding clathrin heavy chain, putative (encoded by transcript PVX_123620A), with amino-acid sequence MNPNNPLSVAVADSLSAYDIQNESFRLGNVSIEGDKFICVKENVNENTQVVVINLQNKISTRKYMKAESVIIHPNDPILALRGTIKNVNTIFLQVFNIETKEKICSLNLNEYMNYWKWINNDTIAIVCERNVYHWNIDIHNSKRHKENYTLTKVFEKAQVFIDNNSQILYYATDKDMKWCILCGISTQDQGKSIDGHMQLYSCDKKLHQTIEGFIGCFGSFIFDNWDIKPLFCFVEKKKNSTVSRLHLMDIYTNKTEAGTMPYKIVKEINLINEHISDFPIYISLNTLQGVIYIVTKCSYVYIFDEGTLTQLVKEKISEDNIFTCCDSKNGEGIYAVNKKGKIYYITINYVNLINHIKLSNFDGRDKIIKNLCVKYGYPGCDYISAYKKCINEMDFKKASKIICLLKNTKTYEDYSSSVAEAVLIMTRKNVDIRIIPPLRTQQVLNSFKSMKNASGQLSPLLLYFSVLLEYDKLNTYESVELVKPVVLQKKKEYLEKWIKDDKLTCSEELGDLVKVLDLRLALNIYLRCGAHNKIISTYCLLNMFNNVLSYLNNFKQVSFDFVSIFIVIVNYESQCGNEKDASSPMADMSTSSKNEAMDFFNDGSNSTNDSRQGKGSNSEVAVQYVKFLCENNIPFDINNIVDYLLSKKKLQEATSILLDFLKDNKPEHKNLQTKLFEFNLYNNVQVAETLFQMDIFTYYDKNRIAYLCEEKGLFQRALENYTNLNDIKRVITKSSCFQKSTNSSQMDGSLPNRGISIDWIKKYFSTLSDSVCQDILFDFMKGNKINMEVVISICVQYYNKIGIKKIINKFEENKNYEGIFYFVSSILTHLPNLTNKATDHLSYGSMNDETSSILLASDIGSQYNNAENPSSLKIEDVHFIMFKYIEACVKINNIQELDRICKDKNAKYNPEQIKNFLKDCKLSDPRPLIYVCDIHNYIEELAEYLYKNSLLKYIEVYVIKVNPNNAHKVIGVLLDLDASEDFLLNLLNNIKNISNIGNLIEIAEKRNRLKLLLPWLESRSNEGYENIELHNALAKIYIDLNKDPENFLKNNNFYDKKLIGKYCEDLDPHLAYTVYEKSNGECDEELINITSKNGLFKLQAKYLVSRQSMELWKRVLDESNKYRKNVIDQVIGSTLIESNNAEEITVTVKAFIEKKLSSELIELLEKIVLHNSEFSDNKNLQNLLILTAIKSDSKKVMEYINRLDSFSGPQIASVAYDYKLREEAFVIYKKFNCYTSAISVLLDKILQVNNKGAYPNEFSRASSSVYNESDEYVKQLGEGGSYGYQERADNLFGGSNEVSGALAESDSLNAQETILDAKSYEDDLNRAIEYAQKCNHNDVWFILGKAQLKINKIIDAIDSFVKSNNPEAYKEVIAKCKENNFYEHLITYLNTLRDQNLLKDVLVDSELLYAYAKLKKTTEMTKFIGSTNSANLQLIGDRLFKEQEYEVAKILYSNIPNNQKLTFCYLKLKEYSLAIEAAKKAKSLKTWKEVNFICVKYKQLKHAHTAGLQLIMHADHLDEIINIYEKKKYINELMSLLENGLNSERAHVGIYTELGILYAKYKPEKLMEFIRNYSNKMNTRKLIDVCQNEYLLKEAVYLYISYDEYNLAVDTIIKHSPTAYTPDTFMQVIHKVTNSDIIHKVIDFYIEEHPLNLYNLLKILENKIDNNRLVQTLKKSNNLPLIQKYLEDIQGQNITAVNETLNEIYLQNDDYISLRNSIDDYDNFNQTNLINKLENHKLSEMRRIAALLYKKNKKYKEAINLSKKEEQYKDAIEIARVSKNNSYVEDLINFFIEIKNKEALCACLIVCYDILKPDYILEIVWTSGFKDQAMLYFIQVISDYTSQIDAMKKQIEDMQKEKKMNKSAPNDFAANDFAANDFAGNDFAPNSMSGQFTYSLNNHLSIMPPQNSYMSSSSQYDKFDKFDKYDMFNNNAHF; translated from the coding sequence atgaatcccaACAACCCCTTATCTGTGGCGGTGGCAGATAGTCTGTCCGCGTATGACATCCAGAATGAGTCGTTTCGTCTAGGCAATGTATCCATCGAAGGAGACAAATTTATATGcgtaaaagaaaatgtgaaCGAGAATACGCAAGTGGTGGTtataaatttgcaaaataagaTAAGCACGCGGAAGTATATGAAAGCAGAGAGCGTCATTATTCACCCCAATGACCCCATATTAGCATTGAGAGgcacaataaaaaatgtcaacACGATATTTTTACAAGTTTTTAACATAGaaacgaaggaaaaaatatgctctTTAAACCTAAATGAGTACATGAATTATTGGAAGTGGATAAATAATGACACCATTGCCATTGTGTGTGAGAGGAATGTATACCACTGGAACATAGACATCCACAATAGCAAGAGGCATAAGGAGAATTACACCTTGACGAAGGTTTTCGAGAAGGCGCAAGTGTTCATTGATAATAATTCTCAAATTTTATACTACGCTACAGATAAGGACATGAAATGGTGCATTTTGTGTGGCATATCTACGCAGGATCAAGGGAAAAGCATCGATGGGCACATGCAACTTTACTCGTGTGATAAGAAGTTGCACCAAACGATTGAAGGGTTTATCGGATGTTTTGGATCTTTCATATTTGACAACTGGGATATAAAGCCGCTCTTCTGTTTCGtcgaaaagaagaaaaattcaaCCGTGTCGAGACTCCACTTGATGGATATATACACCAACAAAACGGAGGCGGGCACCATGCcatacaaaattgtgaaggaAATTAACCTGATAAATGAACACATTAGTGATTTCCCAATTTACATCAGCCTGAACACTCTGCAAGGGGTGATATACATCGTCACCAAGTGCAGctatgtgtacatatttgATGAAGGCACGCTAACACAACttgtgaaggagaaaatcaGCGAAGATAACATTTTCACCTGCTGTGATAGTAAAAACGGCGAAGGAATATACGCGGTGAataagaaaggaaaaatttactaCATCACTATTAACTACGTCAACTTGATAAACCACATCAAATTGTCTAACTTTGATGGTAgggataaaattataaaaaatttgtgtgtAAAATATGGGTACCCAGGGTGCGACTATATAAGTGCCtacaaaaaatgcattaacgAAATGGATTTTAAGAAGGCCTCCAAAATTATATGCCTACTGAAGAACACCAAAACGTATGAGGACTACTCCAGCTCAGTTGCCGAGGCTGTCTTAATTATGACCAGGAAAAATGTAGACATTAGAATTATCCCCCCTTTGAGAACACAGCAAGTGTTGAACAGCTTCAAATCGATGAAGAACGCATCTGGGCAGCTCTCCCCGCTGCTTCTTTACTTTTCAGTGCTGCTCGAGTATGACAAGTTGAATACATACGAATCGGTCGAGCTGGTAAAACCCGtggttttgcaaaaaaagaaggagtacCTAGAAAAATGGATAAAGGATGATAAGTTAACCTGCTCGGAAGAATTGGGAGACCTAGTCAAAGTGTTAGACCTGCGTCTAGCGTTGAATATTTACCTGCGGTGTGGGGCgcacaataaaataatttccacGTACTGCCTCCTCAACATGTTTAATAATGTGCTCAGCTATTTGAACAATTTTAAGCAGGTCTCCTTCGACTTCGTCAGCATATTCATAGTCATCGTGAATTACGAATCTCAGTGTGGTAACGAAAAGGATGCGAGTTCCCCCATGGCCGATATGAGTACCTCCTCGAAAAACGAAGCGATGGATTTCTTCAACGACGGAAGTAACAGTACAAACGATAGCAGGCAGGGAAAAGGTAGCAACAGCGAAGTGGCCGTGCAGTACGTAAAATTCCTGTGCGAAAATAACATCCCTTTTGATATCAACAATATTGTTGACTACCTGCTGAGTAAGAAGAAGTTACAAGAAGCCACTTCCATTCTGCTGGACTTCCTAAAGGACAACAAACCGGAGCATAAGAATTTGCAAACCAAGCTGTTTGAATTTAACCTTTACAACAATGTGCAAGTAGCAGAAACGTTGTTCCAAATGGATATCTTTACCTACTATGATAAGAACAGAATAGCCTATTTGTGTGAAGAGAAGGGACTATTTCAGAGGGCCCTAGAAAACTACACCAATTTGAATGACATAAAAAGGGTGATCACAAAATCGTCTTGCTTTCAAAAGAGCACAAATAGCAGTCAGATGGACGGCTCTCTCCCCAACAGGGGGATCTCCATCGACTGGATTAAGAAGTACTTTTCCACGTTAAGCGATTCGGTGTGTCAAGATATTCTCTTCGATTTCAtgaaggggaacaaaataaatatggaGGTCGTCATTTCGATCTGCGTTCAGTACTATAACAAAATAGGCATCAAGAAAATTATCAACAAATTTGAGGAGAATAAAAACTACGAAGGAATTTTCTACTTCGTTAGTTCGATTCTGACCCATCTGCCAAACTTAACCAACAAGGCGACGGACCACCTATCCTATGGAAGCATGAACGATGAGACGTCGTCCATTCTGCTGGCATCTGACATCGGGTCGCAGTACAACAACGCGGAAAATCCCTCCAGCCTGAAAATCGAAGATGTTCATTTTATcatgtttaaatatattgaGGCGTGTGTGAAGATAAACAACATCCAAGAGCTAGACCGAATTTGTAAAgacaaaaatgcaaagtaTAATCCggagcaaattaaaaacttctTAAAGGACTGCAAACTGTCTGACCCGCGTCCGCTCATATACGTGTGTGACATACATAACTATATTGAAGAGCTCGcggaatatttatataaaaatagcttGTTGAAATATATAGAAGTGTACGTCATTAAGGTGAATCCGAACAATGCCCACAAGGTGATCGGCGTGCTCCTAGACCTGGACGCCTCGGAAGACTTCCTCCTCAACCTGTtgaacaatataaaaaatatttccaataTAGGGAACCTAATCGAAATAGCGGAAAAGAGGAATAGGCTAAAACTGCTGCTACCTTGGCTGGAAAGCAGATCCAATGAAGGATATGAAAATATCGAACTGCATAATGCACTGGCCAAAATATACATCGACTTGAATAAAGATCCTGAGAATTTCCTAAagaataacaatttttatgacaaaaaattgatagGGAAATATTGCGAAGATCTGGACCCTCACTTAGCCTATACTGTGTATGAGAAATCGAACGGAGAGTGCGACGAGGAGTTGATCAACATAACCAGCAAAAATGGCCTATTCAAACTGCAAGCCAAATATTTAGTGTCTAGACAATCCATGGAATTGTGGAAAAGAGTTCTGGACGAATCTAACAAATACAGGAAAAACGTAATCGATCAGGTCATCGGCTCGACGCTGATCGAATCGAATAACGCAGAAGAAATTACCGTAACGGTTAAAGCCTTTATTGAGAAAAAGCTGAGCAGCGAATTAATTGAGTTGCTAGAAAAAATCGTTTTGCATAACAGCGAATTTAGTGATAATAAGAATTTGCAAAACTTGCTAATCTTGACTGCCATCAAATCGGATTCGAAAAAAGTGATGGAGTATATCAACCGACTTGACAGCTTTTCTGGGCCACAAATTGCCTCCGTTGCGTATGACTATAAGTTGCGGGAGGAGGCCtttgttatttataaaaagttcAATTGCTACACGTCAGCTATTTCGGTGTTGTTGGATAAGATTTTGCAAGTGAATAATAAAGGCGCCTACCCAAATGAATTTTCGCGAGCGAGTTCGTCGGTCTACAACGAGAGCGACGAGTATGTGAAGCAGCTGGGAGAGGGAGGAAGCTACGGCTATCAAGAGCGGGCGGACAACTTGTTCGGCGGCAGTAACGAGGTGAGCGGCGCGCTTGCAGAGTCTGATTCGCTCAACGCGCAGGAAACTATCCTAGACGCGAAGAGCTACGAAGATGACCTAAACAGAGCCATCGAATACGCACAAAAGTGCAACCACAACGATGTGTGGTTCATCCTAGGAAAGGCGCAACTGaagataaacaaaattattgaCGCCATTGACAGCTTCGTCAAATCGAACAACCCGGAAGCGTACAAAGAAGTTATAGCAAAATGCAAGGAGAATAACTTTTACGAGCATTTAATTACCTATTTGAACACCCTGAGGGATCAGAATTTGCTAAAGGACGTGTTGGTAGATTCGGAGCTGCTGTATGCCTACgcgaaattgaaaaaaaccACAGAAATGACTAAATTTATTGGCTCCACGAATTCAGCCAACTTGCAGCTAATAGGGGATAGACTGTTCAAAGAGCAAGAGTACGAAGTGGCCAAAATATTGTACAGCAACATACCGAACAATCAGAAGCTGACCTTCTGCTATCTGAAGCTGAAGGAGTACTCGCTAGCTATAGAGGCAGCCAAAAAGGCGAAGAGTCTCAAAACGTGGAAAGAAGTAAACTTCATTTGTGTTAAGTACAAGCAGCTGAAGCATGCGCACACGGCGGGGCTCCAATTAATCATGCACGCGGATCACCTAGACGAAATTATCaacatttatgaaaaaaaaaaatacataaacgAGTTAATGAGCCTACTGGAGAACGGACTAAACAGTGAAAGGGCACACGTGGGAATCTACACAGAATTGGGAATCCTCTACGCCAAGTACAAACCGGAGAAGCTAATGGAGTTCATAAGAAACTACtccaacaaaatgaacacaagGAAACTAATCGATGTTTGCCAAAATGAATACCTATTAAAAGAAGCTGTTTATTTGTACATATCGTACGATGAGTACAACCTAGCGGTGGACACCATCATAAAGCACTCCCCCACTGCCTACACACCAGACACCTTCATGCAGGTGATTCACAAAGTGACTAACAGTGACATCATACACAAAGTAATCGATTTCTATATAGAAGAGCACCctttaaatttgtataatttgttaaaaattttggaaaacaaaattgataacAATCGGTTAGTACAAACATTGAAGAAGTCCAACAATTTACCCCTCATACAAAAATATCTGGAAGATATCCAAGGGCAAAATATAACTGCTGTAAATGAAACGCTAAAcgaaatttatttacaaaatgatgaTTACATCAGCTTGAGGAACTCAATTGATGattatgataattttaaCCAAACGAATTTAATCAACAAATTGGAAAACCACAAGCTTTCAGAAATGAGAAGAATCGCAGCTCTgctttataagaaaaataaaaaatataaagaagcTATTAATCTTTCCAAGAAAGAGGAACAATATAAGGACGCAATTGAAATTGCAAGAGTGTCAAAGAATAATTCCTACGTGGAagatttaataaattttttcatcgaaattaaaaataaagaagctTTGTGTGCTTGCCTGATCGTTTGCTATGATATACTCAAGCCGGACTATATTTTAGAAATTGTCTGGACCAGCGGATTTAAGGACCAAGCCATGTTGTACTTCATTCAGGTTATCAGCGATTACACCAGTCAGATCGACGCCATGAAGAAACAAATCGAAGAcatgcagaaggagaagaagatgaatAAATCTGCCCCCAACGATTTTGCCGCCAACGATTTTGCGGCTAACGATTTTGCGGGCAACGACTTTGCGCCGAACTCCATGTCTGGCCAGTTCACCTACTCGCTCAACAACCACCTGTCCATCATGCCTCCCCAGAATAGCTACATGTCCAGCAGTTCCCAGTACGACAAGTTTGACAAGTTTGACAAGTACGACATGTTTAACAATAATGCGCACTTTTGA
- a CDS encoding P-type ATPase2, putative (encoded by transcript PVX_123625A) has protein sequence MSLLYRKTLNLLKGNNDEVNGIRININSQNKRGHNNSVITSKYTIWNFIFLNAYEQFHKISNVYFLIIGILQLVPEFTATNRLPTILFPLTIVLVANAIKDAYEDWNRHKTDKIENNRMCYVVANEEANEETQSTSFCKTIFRKIRNFLIRKKKICSTNNSFDEEIYVEEITDVDTFMSSFEGNLGHIEGTIKKRWKDVNAGDIILCRRSEFFCADILLLSTSDKNGIAFVETSSLDGETNLKVKEANGFVFNILTSDRGEAIEKVKNLKGFIISEKPNKDLTTMYGTIYFEKDEKIDLQSNDDLSEILKETTELIENRRRRVSSADFSRNSSSIGNIQEDWIDELNDDSEDKFVRIPFDEKHFVLRGCKLKNTDWVIGIVIYIGKETKIQMNSTKPIIKTSKLEILTNRLTIIIWLIQMIICFISAYYNAVIVSLSKKSKFKYLPFNLEESKKPFIVGVISFFSWVVITANFIPISLIVTMSFVKVVQAYFISCDKNMIHKVLADIPTFGKQKETASLRDENSVELDIKEPGEKLHMGGDQTDKSKMNLAPQESTERGEATNGEFHTGGNSTSTGNTNGNSNSNGNATPIERKKTLTRVITFKDVKEKNYIYFNAVPRTSSLIEELGQIEYIFSDKTGTLTCNVMEFRKCAINGISYGNGLTEIKKHILKKKNMAIPEEPVLKSTEKTPNVNIVDADLVNHLHDVTHFNHAALIGFFLHLAINHSVICDYAKEPTTTYSSSSPDEEALVYAAKHFGITFLYRRDGKYGISIFGTVYEIETLAIVEFTSKRKMSSVICRIPVRATHTGGAGGATAAAAATATATTATTAATSNEGSGNDPTGEHPALARNEVNISSRLKKDPLEENLPPGGERHKKGNNHHQKKDIITCKNCKESKIMLFCKGAGSVILNKLAKKTEVDDITIEHMETYADEGLRTLCIAQRELTEEEFAEWYRLYKEATVSIKDREENLENVAEFIENKLTLQGVTGIEDKLQEGVSSTIEDLRLAGVHIWMLTGDKIETAMNIGIAANLIDNYSEQFIYTADLISCEEALMNKIDEDIINIEKTLNLPHYDFNAKCNDKKQGFLRSCFTFKEESNLSLSPDNYKMLISSFNHVLVVDGGLLDILLSKKFERKFFYLADKCSSVICGRVSPYQKGAIVSSANRLLKKITLAIGDGANDRNMINTANIGVGIRGQEGVQAFNSSDYGISQFRFLKNLLLVHGRLSYTRISKLVVYMFYKNIVLIFPLFIFGSLSLYSGQKIYYEFLLHLHNILFTAVPVVAHAILDKDVSLNTALVTPSLYKLGIYHYYFNISTFVSWVINSLFHGLVVFLIPLYFLSYYNIPSSDGTPYDMWTVGSVTYFLTVLVVNLKVLLETYCLNVLPLTAVFMSILAFVILVVSCSFMCFGSNNFLGTAVILAKSLRFWLVVLLGLFTALSRDFIFKVFKRNFNPEVYHFLLDQEDKPKGENNVINPLSSDPCQKEEEIKIEKCKSLGYAFSEVDPACVKLIRKQDKLI, from the exons tgAAGTCAACGGGATTCGAATAAACATAAACAGCCAGAACAAAAGAGGACACAACAACTCCGTGATCACGTCCAAGTACACCATTTggaacttcatttttttgaacgcCTATGAGCAGTTTCACAAGATATCCAACGTGTATTTTTTGATCATCGGGATTCTGCAGTTGGTGCCCGAGTTCACCGCAACGAATAGGCTACCGACCATTTTGTTTCCGCTGACCATTGTGCTAGTGGCGAATGCTATCAAAGATGCATATGAAGATTGGAACAGACATAAGACggacaaaattgaaaacaaTCGCATGTGCTACGTTGTGGCCAATGAGGAGGCCAACGAGGAAACGCAGAGCACATCCTTTTGTAAAActatatttagaaaaataagaaactttttaattcggaaaaaaaaaatatgtagtACGAATAACTCCTTTGATGAGGAAATATACGTCGAAGAAATTACAGACGTGGATACTTTTATGAGCAGTTTTGAAGGCAATTTAGGACACATAGAAGGgactattaaaaaaaggtggaaGGATGTAAATGCAGGGGATATAATACTCTGTAGAAGGTCAGAATTTTTCTGTGCCGATATTTTACTGCTAAGTACAAGtgacaaaaatggaattgCATTTGTGGAAACATCCAGCTTGGATGGAGAGACAAACTTAAAAGTTAAAGAAGCAAACGGATTCGTATTTAACATTCTTACCTCGGACAGAGGGGAAGCAATtgagaaggtaaaaaatttgaagggATTTATAATCAGCGAAAAACCGAATAAAGACTTAACCACCATGTATGGTACAATCTATTTCGAGaaggatgaaaaaattgatttaCAATCTAATGACGATTTGTcagaaatattaaaagaaacAACAGAGCTGATAGAAAATAGGCGGAGGAGAGTATCAAGTGCAGATTTTAGTAGAAATAGTAGCAGCATTGGAAATATACAGGAGGATTGGATAGATGAGCTAAATGATGATAGTGAAGACAAATTTGTAAGAATCCCATTTGACGAAAAACACTTTGTTTTAAGAGGTTGTAAGTTGAAGAATACGGACTGGGTTATTGGCATCGTTATATACATTGGGAAGGAAACCAAAATTCAGATGAATTCCACCAAGCCGATTATTAAAACGAGTAAGCTGGAAATATTAACCAACAGGCTGACCATCATCATTTGGCTCATTCAGATGATTATTTGTTTCATTTCGGCTTACTACAATGCGGTCATTGTAAGCTTGTccaaaaaaagtaaatttaaGTACTTGCCTTTCAACTTGGAAGAATCGAAGAAGCCGTTTATCGTCGGagttatttcctttttctcctggGTGGTCATCACAGCCAATTTTATTCCCATCAGCTTGATTGTCACCATGAGTTTTGTAAAAGTTGTTCAGGCGTATTTCATTTCTtgtgataaaaatatgatacaTAAAGTGCTGGCGGATATTCCCACCTTCGGGAAGCAGAAGGAAACTGCAAGTTTGAGAGATGAAAATTCAGTGGAGCTGGACATTAAGGAACCCGGGGAGAAACTCCACATGGGGGGCGATCAGACGGACAAATCGAAAATGAATTTAGCTCCTCAAGAAAGCACTGAAAGGGGCGAAGCAACAAATGGGGAGTTTCACACCGGCGGTAACAGCACCAGCACGGGCAACACCAACGGGAATAGTAACTCCAATGGGAATGCCACCCCAattgaacgaaaaaaaacgctcacCAGAGTTATCACCTTTAAGGatgtaaaggaaaaaaactacatCTATTTCAATGCCGTACCGAGAACCTCCAGCTTGATAGAAGAGCTGGGCCAAATcgaatacattttttcggACAAAACCGGAACGTTAACATGCAACGTGATGGAGTTTAGAAAATGTGCCATTAATGGGATTTCCTATGGAAATGGGCTAACTGAAATTAAGaagcatattttaaaaaaaaaaaatatggccATTCCGGAAGAACCCGTTCTGAAGTCAACGGAGAAAACGCCAAATGTAAATATTGTAGATGCAGATTTGGTAAATCATCTGCACGATGTGACGCACTTTAACCATGCCGCTCTGATAGGCTTCTTCCTACATTTGGCCATCAACCATTCAGTTATCTGCGATTATGCAAAGGAGCCCACGACGACCTACTCGTCCAGTAGCCCCGATGAGGAGGCCCTGGTATATGCTGCAAAGCATTTTGGAATCACCTTCCTGTACAGGAGGGACGGCAAGTACGGAATTAGCATCTTCGGCACGGTCTACGAAATTGAAACGTTGGCAATTGTTGAGTTTACCAGCAAGAGAAAGATGAGCAGCGTCATATGTAGGATACCCGTCAGAGCTACGCACACGGGTGGTGCTGGCGGTGCTACTGCTGCTGCGGCCGCTACTGCCaccgctaccaccgctacTACCGCCGCTACTTCTAATGAGGGAAGCGGAAACGACCCAACGGGGGAACACCCCGCACTCGCCAGGAACGAAGTGAACATCTCCTCCAGATTGAAGAAAGATCCCCTGGAGGAAAACCTCCCCCCCGGAGGGGAGAgacacaaaaagggaaataatcaccatcaaaaaaaggatataatCACTTGTAAAAACTGCAAGGAGTCCAAAATTAtgcttttttgcaaaggagCTGGAAGTGTgattttaaacaaattagcaaaaaagacAGAGGTGGATGACATCACAATTGAACATATGGAAACGTACGCAGACGAAGGGTTAAGAACATTGTGCATAGCACAAAGGGAATTGACAGAAGAGGAATTCGCGGAATGGTACAGACTGTACAAAGAAGCCACTGTAAGTATAAAAGACAGagaagaaaatttagaaaatgtAGCAGAatttattgaaaataaattaacctTACAAGGGGTAACCGGTATAGAGGATAAATTACAAGAAGGGGTCAGTTCCACGATAGAAGATCTAAGACTGGCAGGTGTTCACATATGGATGCTGACGGGCGATAAAATAGAGACAGCAATGAACATCGGAATTGCTGCAAATTTGATTGACAATTACTCGGAGCAGTTTATCTACACAGCAGATTTAATTTCATGTGAAGAGGCACTGATGAATAAAATTGATGAGGACATTATCAATATTGAGAAAACGTTAAATTTGCCTCACTACGATTTTAATGCCAAatgtaatgataaaaaacAGGGCTTTTTGAGGAGCTGCTTCACTTTTAAGGAAGAAAGTAACTTATCGTTAAGTCCAGataattacaaaatgttAATTAGCTCATTTAACCACGTGTTAGTGGTAGATGGAGGGTTGCTAGACATTTTGTTGAGCAAAAAATTcgaaaggaaatttttttacttggCCGATAAATGCTCTTCTGTGATATGTGGCCGAGTGAGTCCCTACCAAAAAGGAGCAATCGTTTCGTCAGCCAATCGattgttgaaaaaaattactttagCTATAGGCGATGGAGCTAATGATCGTAACATGATCAACACAGCTAATATAGGAGTTGGGATTAGAGGGCAAGAAGGGGTGCAGGCATTTAACTCTTCAGATTATGGTATCAGTCAGTTtaggtttttaaaaaatttgttactAGTTCATGGTAGATTGTCCTACACCAGAATAAGCAAATTGGTGgtatatatgttttacaaaaatatcgttttaattttccccttatTCATCTTCGGATCGCTTTCCTTATATTCTGGGCAGAAAATATACTACGAATTTTTACTGCACCTTCATAACATTTTGTTCACGGCTGTTCCGGTCGTAGCCCATGCCATATTAGACAAAGACGTGAGCTTAAACACAGCATTGGTAACTCCGAGTTTGTACAAATTAGGAAtctatcattattattttaacattagCACATTTGTATCTTGGGTTATTAACAGCCTTTTTCATGGCCtagttgtttttttaatacctcTATACTTTTTATCCTATTATAATATCCCTAGTTCTGATGGGACGCCCTACGATATGTGGACGGTTGGAAGTGTCACCTACTTTTTGACCGTTTTGGTTGTCAATTTGAAAGTGCTGCTGGAGACCTACTGCTTGAATGTGCTCCCGCTTACCGCTGTGTTTATGAGCATTTTGGCGTTCGTCATTCTCGTGGTGTCCTGCTCCTTCATGTGCTTTGGCAGTAACAACTTCTTAGGCACAGCTGTCATTTTAGCCAAGTCGCTACGCTTTTGGCTAGTTGTTTTGTTAGGCTTATTCACCGCCCTGTCCAGGGACTTCATCTTCAAGGTTTTCAAGAGGAACTTCAACCCGGAGGTGTACCACTTCTTGCTCGACCAG GAAGACAAaccgaagggggaaaacaacgTCATAAACCCGCTAAGTTCTGACCCCTGtcagaaggaggaagaaatt AAAATCGAAAAGTGCAAATCTCTTGGATACGCATTCAGCGAAGTAGACCCCGCGTGCGTGAAGTTGATTAGAAAGCAAGACAAATTGATTTAA